The sequence AGGGAAGCACCCCCCGCCGTTCCCGATACACGATCGGTGGGAGCAACACGACAACACCCACGAAGCCGACGAAGACTATCCACTGATAATCGAGGCGGCGGACGCTCTCCACGAACACCGACACGAGCACAGCGACTAATAGCCACGCAATAATGGCGTTCGTCCGGCCGTTGCGGAATAGCCGCTCGATTACGTCCTCGTAATCTCGGACACTAATTGACGAAAGGGAATCCTTGGGCCCAGTCATTGGATTCGGTATGTAGCTACCGACCGTTCTTGTGGATGATTCCGCTCGGCTGCCAACCGCAGCGGACAGCTGCCGAGATCACTCGAGTTGTCTGAAGAGGGTCGCGAAGTCCTCGTCGTCCAACTCCCCCGCCACCTCGTCCAGGTTCTCCTGGAGCTCGGCCATCTCGGATTCGAGTTCACGATACGCCTCGCTGTCGGATCGCTCCCCAGGCCCCAACCGCTCGTCGAGAAGTGACCGCTTTTTGGCCAGGGAGAAATACCGCTGCATTTGCTCATCGTACGAGGAGCGTCGGTTGAGACGATTGACGGTCTCAACGAGTTGCTCTCTGTCGACTGGTTTCTGGAGGTAATCGTCGAAACCCATCTCTACGATGTCGATGTCCGGTTCGACCGCGGTGACCATCGCGACCCGGCAATCGTATGACTCCTCTCGAATCGTCTCGAGAACGTCGTCGCCCGAAAGGGTCGGCATCCGGCGGTCGAGCAACACGACATCGACCGCCGAGTCGAGTTCGTCAAGAGCCGAGTTTCCGTCATAGGCAACACGGACGTCGAACTCCTCGGAGAGCCACGCGCGATAGAGGTCGGCCAGATCGCGCTCGTCATCCACGACCAGAACGGTAGTGGAATCATCAGTGTCGCCGTCAGCCATGTCCTCAGTCATGAATGTCCGTCGTCTAGTGACCACAATGATGGGGCCTGTAATAGGTATTGTCCTCCAGTCGAGTAAAACGACGAAAACGATCGGAGATTGGCGACTGTCATATTCTAGCATGGAGGCGTTACCTAAAAGGGGGCCGGGACCACAGGGGGTGTCATGGAGCGCGTAGCGATCATTGGCGCATCGATGACCCAGTTCGGCGACCGCGACAGCTGGATCCTCGAACTCCTCGAGGAAGCGGGCGAAAAAGCACTCGACGACGCAAATATCGACGCCGCCGAACTCGACCACCTTTACGTCGCGAACATGGCGAGCGGCGAGTTCGAGGGGCAGACTGGAATTATGAACGCGCTGGCACACGATCTCGGAGCCGTCCCGGCGTTCACCCAGCGGATCGATCAGACCAGTTCCAGCGGCGGAGCTGGCACCTACGCAGCCTGGCAATCGATCGCGTCCGGCGCAAGCGATCTGACGATGCTCGTCGGTGGGGAAAAGATGACCCACCGTTCAACCCCCGAAGCGACCGATATCATCGCGTCGCTCATTCACCCCGCTGAGTACAAACACGGCCTCACACTGCCGAGTTTTGCCGGACTCACCGCGAGATTGTATCTGGAATCGTACGACGTCCCTCGGGAAGCACTCGCCGACGTCGCAGTGAAAAACCACAAGAACGGCATGGACAATTCCCACGCCCAGTTCCGAAAGGAAGTGGACAAGGAGACTGTCCTCTCCTCGCCGATGGTCGCGGATCCGTTGCGACTCTACGACTTCTGTCCGATAACGGACGGAAGTGCGGCACTGGTGTTCGCACCAGAGTCCGTGGCCGAGGAGTATACCGACGACTACGTCACCATCGCCGGTATCGCCGGCGCGACGGACACCCATGTCGTCCACGAGCGCGAGGATATTACGACGATGGGGGGCGTCGTCGAATCGAGCCGACAGGCCTACGACATGGCGGACCTCGAACCGGACGACGTGGATTTTGCGGAATTACACGACATGTTCACGATTCTCGAAGTGCTCCAGCTCGAAGACCTCGGCTTCTTCGAGAAGGGAGAGGGCTGGCGAGCTGCGAGGGATGGTATCACAACGCGGGACGGCGAGCTACCGATCAACACCTCGGGCGGTCTGAAATCCAAAGGGCACCCGCTCGGAGCGAGCGGGGTCGCACAGGTGTACGAACTCTACCAGCAGTTGATTGGTGAGGCTGGCGATCGGCAGGTCTCCGGGGATATCGGACTCGCGTGTAACGTCGGTGGCTTTGGGAACTGTGTTACCACCACCATTCTGGAGGGATCACAATGAGCCTGGATGCCGTCCGGTGCGAGAACGGCCACGTGTTCTATCCGGACCACGCACGCTGTCCGACCTGTGGGGCGGAGACAACCGGAACAGTGGACCTCTCGGACCGCACGGGGACCGTCGCGACCTGGACCGAGAGCCAGGCGTCGCCACCGGGCGTTCGGGAACCGAACGCACTCGCGGTCGTCGAGTTCACGGTCGAAGACGAGATCGTTCGCGTGATCGGACAACTCACCGATGCCGACGTCGAAACAGGTGACGAGGTCGAACCGATTTACGTGTCGGAGCTTCGAGACCCCGGCCCCGGCATTCGCGCAGCCGATAGCCAGGAGTGGGACGGATATCGGTTCGAACCGATCGAGTAACTGCCCGGGGTTCGTGTTTTTTCAACCGGCCGCACGAGCAGTCGAGCGTCCAACGGCCGGGCGATGCGCGAATATCGCGTCCATCGCAACGTTGATGAATCCCACCAGGGTATGTCACGTTAATTCGTCCAAAACGTTCCGGGTGCGGGATTTTTACACCAGATTACTGACAAGGTAATTGTGAATATGCACTATAGCAGGTTCACGACCCGTGACGGACGAATTCCCTACATTTAAGTTAATCCGATATGAGTATACGAACTACCATGCAAAGCGATGCCCGTGGTCTCTTCGACCCGGAACGAATCGCCGTCGTCGGCGCAACGGAACGAGACGGAGCGATCGGTCGTGCGATCATGGAAAACCTCGAACGGTTTTCTGGAGAAGTCGTCCCAATCAATCCGAAACGTGACGAAGTGTTCGGTATTCAGGCGTACACAGACATCGAATCGATCCCGGACCCAATCGACATGGCCGTCGTGGTGGTGCCACCACAGATCGCCGTCGAATCGGCACGCACCCTCGGTGAGAACGGCGTCAAGAACGTCGTCGTCATCACGGCAGGATTCGGCGAAATGGGAGAGAAGGGCGAAGCCCTCGAACGGGAACTCGCCGAAATCTCGGACGAATACGATCTCAATCTGGTGGGCCCCAACAGCATCGGGATCATGAGCACCTCGGCGGATATGAACGCCTCCTTCGGCCCGATGGATGCACTCCCTGGATCGCTGTCGTTCATGAGTCAGTCCGGCGCATTCATCACGGCAGTCCTCGACTGGGCCAACGACAAGGACATCGGGTTCAACGATATCGTGTCCCTGGGGAACGAAGCCGTCCTCGACGAGACTGATTTCATCGAATTTTGGGACGAAGACGAGGACACCGACGTCATCCTCGGGTATCTCGAGGGTATCGACAACGGCCGCGAATTCGTGGACACGGCCCGAGAGGTCACCGAGGAGACCCCCATCGTCGTCGTGAAATCGGGTCGAACCGAGGCCGGAGCGGACGCGGCCTCGTCGCACACCGGTACGATCGCCGGTTCCGAGCGTGCGTACGAAGCAGGACTCGAACAAGCGGGAGTCCTCCGTGCGGAAAACGTCGAGGAACTCTTCGACTTCGCTCGCGTCCTCGCTGGACAGCCCACCCCCGAGGACGACGAGGTCGCCGTCATCACCAACGCCGGCGGCCCCGGCGTGATGGCCACCGACACTATCGGTGATACCGACCTGAACATGGCGGAGTTAGAAGACGAGACGGTGGAGGAACTCAAAGAGGTCCTCCCGGAAGCAGCGAACTTCTACAACCCAGTCGACGTGCTGGGCGATGCCAGCGTCGACCGGTTCGACGAAGCGATCGACATCGTCCTCCAGGACGAGAACGTCTCCAGCGCCGTCGTCATCTCCTGCCCGACGGCGGTCGTCGACTTCGAAGACCTCGCCGAAACGATCTCCTCGCTTCAGGACAAACACGGCGAGCCGGTGGTCGCCAGCCTCATGGGCGGCGAACGTGCCGACGTTCCCGAGCAGACACTCCGCGAACAGGGGATTCCGACGTATTTCGACCCGGCCCGTGCAGTCGAGAGCCTCGAGAGCCTGCGCACCTATCGCGACATCACCGAACTCGAGTACGAGTCACCGACCGAGTTCGACGTCGACCGCGAGCGTGCCGAGGAGATCCTGCGCTCCGTCGAGGACAGGGACTCCGACAGTCTGGGTGTCGAAGCGATGGACCTTCTCGACGCATACGGCATCCCGACGCCGGACAGCGCCATCGTCAACGATCCGGGGGCGGCCCGGGACGCAGCCGAAGACATCGAAGGCGACGTCGTGATGAAGATTGTCAGCCCGGATATCCTCCACAAGTCCGATATCGGCGGCGTGAAGGTTGGCGTCTCCGAAGCGGACGTCGAGGAAACCTACGAGGAACTCCTCTCCGTGGCTCACGATCACGACGCCAATGCGGACATCCTCGGGGTCCAGGTGCAGGAAATGGTGGACATGGATAGCGGAACCGAGACCATCGTCGGAATGAACCGAGACCCGCAGTTCGGTCCGATGATGCTCTTCGGGCTCGGCGGCATCTTCGTGGAGGTCCTCGAGGACACGACCGTCAAGGTGGCGCCTGTCAGCGAACGGGAGGCCGAAAACATGATCGACGAGATCGAGTCCTCGCCGCTCCTCCGCGGGGCACGCGGTCGCGACCCGGTCGACGAAAGTTCGGTCGTTGAAAGTATCCAGCGACTCTCCCAGCTCGTGACCGATTTCCCCGCCATCTCCGAAATCGACGTCAACCCCCTCCTCGC is a genomic window of Halanaeroarchaeum sulfurireducens containing:
- a CDS encoding thiolase family protein, whose protein sequence is MERVAIIGASMTQFGDRDSWILELLEEAGEKALDDANIDAAELDHLYVANMASGEFEGQTGIMNALAHDLGAVPAFTQRIDQTSSSGGAGTYAAWQSIASGASDLTMLVGGEKMTHRSTPEATDIIASLIHPAEYKHGLTLPSFAGLTARLYLESYDVPREALADVAVKNHKNGMDNSHAQFRKEVDKETVLSSPMVADPLRLYDFCPITDGSAALVFAPESVAEEYTDDYVTIAGIAGATDTHVVHEREDITTMGGVVESSRQAYDMADLEPDDVDFAELHDMFTILEVLQLEDLGFFEKGEGWRAARDGITTRDGELPINTSGGLKSKGHPLGASGVAQVYELYQQLIGEAGDRQVSGDIGLACNVGGFGNCVTTTILEGSQ
- the acs gene encoding acetate--CoA ligase alpha subunit; this translates as MQSDARGLFDPERIAVVGATERDGAIGRAIMENLERFSGEVVPINPKRDEVFGIQAYTDIESIPDPIDMAVVVVPPQIAVESARTLGENGVKNVVVITAGFGEMGEKGEALERELAEISDEYDLNLVGPNSIGIMSTSADMNASFGPMDALPGSLSFMSQSGAFITAVLDWANDKDIGFNDIVSLGNEAVLDETDFIEFWDEDEDTDVILGYLEGIDNGREFVDTAREVTEETPIVVVKSGRTEAGADAASSHTGTIAGSERAYEAGLEQAGVLRAENVEELFDFARVLAGQPTPEDDEVAVITNAGGPGVMATDTIGDTDLNMAELEDETVEELKEVLPEAANFYNPVDVLGDASVDRFDEAIDIVLQDENVSSAVVISCPTAVVDFEDLAETISSLQDKHGEPVVASLMGGERADVPEQTLREQGIPTYFDPARAVESLESLRTYRDITELEYESPTEFDVDRERAEEILRSVEDRDSDSLGVEAMDLLDAYGIPTPDSAIVNDPGAARDAAEDIEGDVVMKIVSPDILHKSDIGGVKVGVSEADVEETYEELLSVAHDHDANADILGVQVQEMVDMDSGTETIVGMNRDPQFGPMMLFGLGGIFVEVLEDTTVKVAPVSEREAENMIDEIESSPLLRGARGRDPVDESSVVESIQRLSQLVTDFPAISEIDVNPLLASPDGVTAADIRLTVDQDRL
- a CDS encoding Zn-ribbon domain-containing OB-fold protein; the protein is MSLDAVRCENGHVFYPDHARCPTCGAETTGTVDLSDRTGTVATWTESQASPPGVREPNALAVVEFTVEDEIVRVIGQLTDADVETGDEVEPIYVSELRDPGPGIRAADSQEWDGYRFEPIE
- a CDS encoding response regulator, which encodes MTEDMADGDTDDSTTVLVVDDERDLADLYRAWLSEEFDVRVAYDGNSALDELDSAVDVVLLDRRMPTLSGDDVLETIREESYDCRVAMVTAVEPDIDIVEMGFDDYLQKPVDREQLVETVNRLNRRSSYDEQMQRYFSLAKKRSLLDERLGPGERSDSEAYRELESEMAELQENLDEVAGELDDEDFATLFRQLE